The segment ataatttacggatttttttgatttatttttacaaatgctcgccaagtgacctatttttccacagctgtgacatttgcatgccttatacttgcaattgtttgagttatgatttcgccagccacagtgtgtgcatggctgctgcttcttttctctgccagcgtcgcagtcgttttcgccgtcgccgtcaccgtcgcttctgccgcctctgtaactcacgtttcggttgcccttgaaatgacttctgccgttgctctttgcttgatctctgttctcgcctctttgcctctgccattgactagtcccgttcttttgatgcatgtagttgacgttgtgttctgtcttccttgtgctgatcttcgtctccatgatcatcgccttcttgagtgcatcagccagagttagattttcgtcttcttcacatattctttcatatatagggttgggaaggctcatcacaaattggtttaatacaaacgcttccagatttgagccaaatttgcattccaatgccaattgtttaactcgagcataccactccgctacagtctcatcttcactttttgtggacatgtgaaatttttttctttctctgaatatgagtgtaggtggtgtgtagtgtgttcttaaaatttcacataattctttgtatgcttttgatacgggtgataccggattgcacaaactatgtagtacagtgtaagccgctgtaccgatcgacttcaacaaaactgccttttttgtgttttcctctttcacattcaattcgcacaaatgtatgtcgaatttttccttccaaatgcagaacgtttcttggtgtggcgaaaactcagcaattgttgccatttgatagaatgttggtgcttcatttttcgtcatgttgctattcatatataatatgcacttttaacatgtgtatgtatattaatacgttttattttatgctcgtcgccaattatgtagtgtattgacactcagacttaagcacgcgttgtcttcaagattctcttttattctatctcccttggatggtgtcaccgtatatagatattaatataatacctaacagtcattatctatgattctgcgtttttagttttctcgaatgtgcaatattgtggatgcaacagattttcgtccttagtgggggcggaagggggtgtggcgaagttttgaaatatttttgtagcagtgacatcacagaagtctggatccaaaacatcgttgctctagctcttatagtctttgagcactaggcgctgaaggggacggacagacggacggacggacggacggacggacggacggacggacgggcggacagacggacagacggacagacagacaaggctcaatcgactcggctattgatgctgatcaagaatatatatactttatggggtcagaaacgattccttctggacgttacacacccacttttaccacaaatctaatataccccaatactcattttgagtatcgggtataaaaatgtaaatCTAAAAAATAGAGAGAATAGATGTGCTTCCAACAGCTGATTCGAAAGGAATGAGATATCCCAAGGCTCAAGCTCTGGCAGGGAAACATTGCCAACGCCTGCTGAGATTCGAGGAATTTATGAATTTCCGAACAAAACGAAGAATACGTCTCCGAAGAATAGGTCTCAAATCGAGGGAAGTATTCCACAgacatacatttatatttcgcgtaatcaaaagaaacaaaagatttATCCCTCATCGGAATCGGATTGATTTGTCGgcttgaggctgccaaagacCCTGGCCGGTATGGCCTTTTGTTCGAAGCGCAGTTTCTTCATGATGAGGCCCTCGTCATCGGTTTTGGTTGTGGCCTGGCCTGCCTCGGCCTGGTCTCCACTCGGCTGCTGCaggtcctcctcctcatcgtcgtcgtcgtcctcgctGTCGCCAATATCAATCTCATACGGATTGACGACTGTATTTTCCTTGCCCTTGGCCCCGCCCTGGGTCTCGCCGCGCACAAACATGATATTGGAGGCAGCCTTCTCGGAGGCTTCTGCTTGGCCTCGGCCGCCACCTGGCGGGCCTTCTCCTCGAGCAGCCGCATGGCATCCGGTCCGGAGCCAGCACCAGCATCGGCAGCCACACCATTCGTGTTCGTGTTGACAAACTGGGCAGCCATAATGTTGACCTGAGTGTTGTAGGTGGCCTGAATGGAACGCTTGATCCGCAGCATTTCACGCATCGTATCCTCGTTGCCATGACGCACCACGAACTCCTTCCAGGTCTGCCAGATGCGGGGATCGCACACCTGTTGGGACAAAGCAGAAGATAGCTTAGAATATTGACTATCCAACGGTTAAATGTCGACTCACCTGTGAGCAATGGGCGTAGATGGCCCTGGCTCGATCCACCTAGCCCAGCTTCGTCTCCAGCTCGGCGAATTTGACGCACATGTGGCGCATATGCTGCTCATGCAGAGCCTCGATGGCCTTCTCGTAGATCTCCCTGGTGCGTGGCAGGCCGTAGATCTCGGCGGCCTTCTTCACGAATATGTTGTACATGTCGAACATCTCCTCTTCCTTGACGGCGGACGTGGCGCGATCGTAGACGGACATGGCATGCCGGGCCAAGCcgtgctcctcctccagcttcGCGTAGAGCTGGTAAAAGTACTTGGATTGCTCAGCGGGTCACTGATCCAGGCACTGTTCGAAGAGGTCGCGGGCCCTTCGAACACTTAAACAGGGCAATGCCCTTCTCGTAGGCCCGATAGGCCTCCTCGAAGTAGTTGTGCTCTTCGAGGAACATGCCATAGTTGATGATCACCTGCGGCGTGCAGATCTTCAGGTCGATGATGCGCTCGTAGACGGCCTTGCAGGTCTTGAAGGTGCCAAAGGACTCCTCCAGATCGGCGTACATGGACCACACCTTCAGGGATCTGTGGAGGCGCGACTGCACTGTCTCCGAGTCGTGATACGCCACCTTCCACTTGGGCACGCCGTGGCACGTTTCATCAGCTTGAGGGCAGCCTCGAACTGCTGCTGGCGCAGCTCCATCTCCGCCCACTCGCACCACACGGCGGCCAGATCCTCCACCTTGACGTACTCCACCTCGGTGCCCCGCTCGAAGACCACGCGGGCGTCCTCCACCTGGCCATTGGACTCGTAGAACTTGGCAAACTCCACCCAGAGGGTGTGCAGCTTTCCCACCGCTAGCTTGGGCTGGATTGTCTGCACGGCCTCGGTGTAGGTGTTGATGATCTCCGTGGGCTTGTCATCGTACAGGTTGATCCGCTTGTGCCACTCGTGAACGTTGTGCGGATTCTGGCGCAGCAGGACActgttcagcagcagcagacgcctCTCCATGAGGTATTCGAAGCGCGACAGGCGCAGCTCCATATCGATGTCGTCCTCCTCGGTGGCCCCCTCGTTCTTGGCCACCTCCTCCATGCGCTTGTTCCTCCTCCTTGTGGAGGAGTACCAACGCCTGCAtaacctcgaaaatcatgtgcaaggaacgcaatgacaaactcagccactacctgctgcacctaccacggaaggactgcagattattagtgggaatattaacgggacactgcctggctgcggcgcatgcgaCAAAGCTAGgaatcacaaacagagacagttgtaggaaatgtgacgaacctggggcaaccgaaaccctagaacatctcatctgcaactgtcctgctctcttaagggcaaggaggagatacctgggcgccccagtgctggcatcactggaagatgcctccaagaggacgccacagcaactactggcctatgcgaaaaatacctcgatcctcgaggacttcaaaacccactaaacactgccgcgacggttcatacccaTATATTTTCATTAGATTTGAACTGAAAACCTTTTAAGATAAGCCGAAGTTGactttttcggtatttttcgtTATTTTTATAGTCCTGTTTGCCTTTAGTATTTTCTCCTATAAGAGAGATGATTCTTGGTAAAAGTTTACCCCCTTATTTGCCTCCATACTAAACATAAAGCTAACAAAATGCTATCgatttattttgttttatatCTTTTTAGTTCATCGCCTATAATCGTACagcaaagaaaaacataaacaacATTTTCTTACCTTCTTCCTGGTTCTTTTACTTTTGCTGCATTCTATCTTTCTGTTCTTTCCTTGCCGTTTCCATTCTGTCGTtatattcacacacacacacacacacacacacaaaagccctattcaaaaaaaaaaaaacagaaacacaaatgaattttataatttattcatATTTTTCTTTCCGCGATCGGCTCTTTTTGTGCGCGAATAATCCACTAATTTTTCCCGCAAGACGCACTTAGCACCAAAGACGCTCAGCTACAACGGTACAACAAATGAAACGAGAAGGCAGCAATTTTTGGTCGAATAACAACAAATCACCAAAAAACGGCCATTGAGTGTATTTATAATCCTATTAAATTAGTGGTTTAAGTTAGTGGAAGGCGCGGCTAAGAGGCAACGGTACAGCAACTGAAATTTCCAAGCAACTCCACTCAAGGAAAAGAAGGCGAGCGAAAGGGAATTAGAAGATCACGCGATGCGACGCTCCCGAAAACCGAACGCATCGCTGTATGCGTGTGCATGTGGGTGCAGTTGCGGTTTTTGGCTGTGCATGTGAGAGCTCTATGTAAAGCCTCTGTAAGCAATAGCAACGCAATAATGAGCATAAGTATAGAGGCTTGAGCGTTGAAGTGAAATGATGAACAGAAAAGAGGAAAAGTAAAATAAGCGGCTAATTTCTCCACCATTTGTATTGCAAAAATGTTTTTCGAGGTTTTTAACGAGCCCGATTTGTAAAGACCTCACCTAGGCCAGATTTGCCCTATATGTCATGTATATTCTCGATTTATAATGAATCTCAACAATAAAATGGCGAcctttttgcatattttatgTGGTTCTTTTCATCCTTCAATCAGCATGGAAGCTCAATTGTAAACTCTGGATTAAAATTGAACAATAATAAAAATGTGTTCGTGTAACCTCTTGGTGTGTGCACCTTGCCGTCGGGGCAAGCCATctgaaacagaaactgaacGATGGTGCGAGTGGGACGGCCAGTCATGCGGTCCTTCAGCAAATATGGGAGCGGATTGTAGCGCGTCAGCATGCCCACGTTGCGGATGTCCAGGTGGGCCCAGTCGACGCAGCTGGAGGCGGGGCCACGTCCGCGGTTGCTGATGTCAAAGGTCTCGTTCGGCATGATCAGCTCCTTGAAGTAGCGCCACAGGGGCAGACGCCAAACGCGATCCCCCGTAAGGGCACCGGCCTTCTCGAACTGCTTGTAGACGAAGTTCGAATTGCTGAAAATcccggctgctgctccgcCCAGCGCTGGGCAGACGGCGTAGCCCACTGTAGCAATGTCCACGACCATGCGCGGCTTGTAGATCGTCTGGGCGTAGAGCAAGGGATCGGCCATGGCCATCACACCAGCCTTGCTGACGTCCAcgaagccgagagttttgccATTGAGGAGGGACACCACGTCGCCAGGCTTGGCCGCCATTCCGGAGGGCATGTTCTcgcacagcggcagcagtgccGTTATGTTTAGGGGCAGCGATAGGCCGGCGGCGGCTCGGATGACGCCCACGCAGGCGGCTGCACCGGACATGCAGCCGCGGTACATGGACAAGCAGTCCTTGGGACGGAGGCAGAGGCCCCCGCTGTTGAATGTGATGCCCTTGCCCAGCAGGAGGATGGGCTTGTCCTCGGGTGCGGTGCCGCAGTAGGCGATTTCCAAGATGATCGGCGGCTCGCAGCTGCCCTTGGCCACCATCAAGAAGCTGTTCAAGATCTTGGACTCGATCCAGTCCATGCTGCGTACCTCCACGGATACCCCGCAGGGGCACAGGGCATCCACCGTTGACTGGGCGAAGATTGTGGGCGTCATCTGATTGGCCGGCGTATCGGCCAGGCGACGGGCCAGGTTCTGCGATTCGGCCTTGAACAGGCCCCGCATCCAGGCATCCGAGTCGGGAGAGTCGTACAGCTCCAGTTTGGAAATGAGTGTGCGGTCCCGACGGCGCTTGTTGGTGTTGTAGCGCCAGACGGCCAAGGCGCTCCCCTCGGCCGCCTGCTCCGCATACTCCATCGACTCCACGAAGACATCTGTTCAGCCCTGCAGTTGAAGGGCACGAGCCCCCACGCCGGCAGCGACGCGAGCGTTCTCCATTCTCTCGTCGATCATCTCCAGGTCGTTGAAGCCGGCCCCCTCCTGTCCCACGCCGACCACGGCCACCGCACGGAACTCCGCATCCACGTTCATAAAGACACGGCCTTTTCCCAGCTGGCCACTCAGGCCCGTCTCGCGTATTAGATCAGTGATCTTACCCTGGACGCGATCGTCAAACTTCTCGCCGGATGGTGTCATCTTGGGCTGGCGGTCGCCCTTGGCGTACACGCCCACCACAACGCCTTTGATCACCGAGTCACATTTCTCGGCGTAGTGCCGTCGCTGTTCCACATCTCTGCGTCTGGCCAGGAATGTGTGCTGGACACGCCTGCACAGGGCGTGCATCAAGCGTACAGACTTCATCGCTTAATGATAGCGACAGTCCCTCGCGACAGGTTACGAAAGTTCTCTTATTTTTCAGACAGTTCCAGACAAATTTTGCTTTTTTCCGAATAAacacgagggggaacgttgtgagttgctgcggacaccgcaactctacagttatacccgatacttagtcagtatggctctcctccggcagccgccgctaatattgaacgacacgacaaagaatgcgtgcgagagagacagaaaatcagtctgatcgtgacgtcgggcgctgcgtagccactgcaaattgatttcttgcttttggctacaaaaatgatccgatctgatccagattcagcaatctaataaatatggtcattatctatgattctgcgtttttagttttctcgaatgtgcaatattgtggatgcaacagattttcgtcttttgtgggggcggaagggggtggggcgaaattttgaaatatacgttttatagtgagatctaacagaagtgcggataccatatttggttactctagccttaatagtctctgagatttgtggatgccccagattttcgtactttgcggtggcggaagggggtgtggcgaaatttggacacgaagcggtcaaggtccgatatcacaggagtgtggataccaaattttgttgctctggctcttatatgttctgagatccttgaactcatattttgcaattggcaaaaccgaccatgaaacctgtgtgttagagagagacagagcgagaaagaatgaaattgttttcttgattctggctataataattatacgatctggttgagattttacactctagaacatatagtcatt is part of the Drosophila miranda strain MSH22 chromosome Y unlocalized genomic scaffold, D.miranda_PacBio2.1 Contig_Y1_pilon, whole genome shotgun sequence genome and harbors:
- the LOC117191229 gene encoding pre-mRNA-splicing factor syf1 homolog, translating into MSVYDRATSAVKEEEMFDMYNIFVKKAAEIYGLPRTREIYEKAIEALHEQHMRHMCVKFAELETKLG